From the Lolium rigidum isolate FL_2022 chromosome 2, APGP_CSIRO_Lrig_0.1, whole genome shotgun sequence genome, one window contains:
- the LOC124693541 gene encoding serine/arginine repetitive matrix protein 2-like, with the protein MASGRFMEEMMREHEQSLLESACGGLFDHIDDLLDFPKDDCAADVLLLDAPAPGSPLAARVLDACGLPPVKPEQPAFLALPPPPPTQSAAGVEESAFMAALGDGHIGSCDVLDMDMDLAQLEWLSGLLDDASIPTEPAFAGCAQPIIRASALSANAGVVLPDHTEEDALFRSSSPTSVLEDSAGGFNATKNGSGGGGGSSASSSSSSASSSSDSFSGAARPWSVPVSPRPEPPVFVVPARARSKRSRASAFPTAIRAAAPPPEATILVPTPMYWPTTSSYSEPESIAESNTSQKKKKKAKRPAPPVTSDAEGDGDADYEEGSGGGAALPPGAVRRCTHCQIEKTPQWRAGPLGPKTLCNACGVRYKSGRLFPEYRPAASPTFVPAVHSNSHKKVVEMRQKVEPKGDDLLQFIRRRD; encoded by the exons ATGGCGAGCGGGCGGTTCATGGAGGAGATGATGAGGGAGCACGAGCAGAGCCTGCTGGAGTCGGCCTGCGGCGGGCTCTTCGACCACATCGACGACCTGCTCGACTTCCCCAAGGACGACTGCGCCGCCGACGTGCTCCTCCTCGACGCGCCCGCGCCCGGGAGCCCGCTCGCGGCGCGCGTCCTCGACGCCTGCGGCCTGCCGCCCGTCAAGCCCGAGCAGCCGGCCTTCCtcgccctgccgccgccgccgccgacgcagtCCGCGGCCGGGGTGGAGGAGTCCGCGTTCATGGCCGCGCTCGGCGACGGCCACATTGGCTCG TGTGACGTGCTGGACATGGACATGGATTTGGCGCAGCTGGAGTGGCTGTCGGGGCTGCTGGACGACGCGTCCATCCCGACCGAGCCGGCCTTCGCGGGATGCGCGCAGCCCATCATCAGGGCCTCGGCGCTCAGCGCCAACGCCGGCGTCGTGCTGCCGGACCACACGGAGGAGGACGCGCTCTTCCGCAGCTCCAGCCCCACCTCCGTGCTCGAGGACAGCGCCGGCGGCTTCAACGCCACCAagaacggcagcggcggcggcggcggctcctcggcctcctcctcgtcctcctccgcgtcctcctcctcggactCCTTCTCCGGGGCCGCGCGCCCCTGGTCGGTGCCCGTCTCGCCGCGCCCGGAGCCGCCCGTGTTCGTCGTCCCGGCGCGCGCGCGCAGCAAGCGCTCCCGCGCGTCCGCGTTCCCCACggccatccgcgccgccgcgccgccgcccgaggcCACCATCCTCGTGCCCACGCCCATGTACTGGCCCACCACCTCGTCCTACTCCGAGCCCGAGAGCATCGCCGAGTCCAACAcctcgcagaagaagaagaagaaggccaagaGGCCAGCGCCTCCGGTCACCTCCGACGCCGAGGGCGACGGCGATGCCGACTACGAggaaggcagcggcggcggcgccgcgctcCCGCCGGGCGCCGTGCGGAGGTGCACGCATTGCCAGATCGAGAAGACCCCGCAGTGGCGCGCGGGGCCGCTCGGGCCCAAGACGCTCTGCAATGCCTGCGGCGTCCGTTACAAGTCCGGCCGCCTCTTCCCGGAGTACCGCCCCGCGGCCAGCCCCACCTTCGTGCCGGCCGTGCATTCCAACTCCCACAAGAAGGTGGTGGAGATGCGCCAGAAGGTTGAGCCCAAGGGCGACGACCTGCTCCAGTTCATCCGCCGCCGGGATTGA